From Thiomicrospira sp. XS5, one genomic window encodes:
- the polA gene encoding DNA polymerase I, translating into MTQILPKFNPDSPFILVDGSSYLFRAFHAMPPLTNSEGHATGAIFGVINMIGKLLEQYQPERIAVVFDAKGKNFRHDLYSEYKAHRPPMPDELRIQIEPIHEIIKALGIPLLVIDGVEADDVMGTLAHHATQAKMDALLSTGDKDMAQLVNQHITLVNTMTDTLMTPEKVEEKFHVKPDQIIDYLALMGDSSDNIPGIPKCGPKTAAKWLAEYGDIDNLIAHADDIKGKIGENLRANLDQLKLSRELTTIRIDCDLPIALADIKRHEADMDALETLFARFDLRNWLSRVLKGDLPFSQSSGRKAHSETVTNGHSQKSATTETDGVTIESEPYATILDMAELDQWLKKLESAEVFAIDTETTSLNAMQAKIVGISFAYAEPAKKTDKPENGQAWRNFAAYVPLTHDYDGAPSQLPYDDVIAKLKPILENPAIQKIGQNFKYDWHLFQNAGIDVQGIAFDTMLESYCFNSVATRHNMDDLALKYLNHSTIHFEDIAGKGKKQKTFNEIDIETAAPYAAEDADITLQLHQTLMPKLQAEPKLETVFRDIEMPLVPVLAKMEHTGVLIDRQMLADQSYELGEKLTALEQKAHLIAGSPFNLNSSKQLQEILFEKLDLPIIKKTPKGQPSTAEPVLVQLAEDGHEMPNLILEYRSLAKLKSTYTDSLPKQINPNTGRVHTSYQQAVASTGRLSSTEPNLQNIPIRTPEGRRIRQAFIADDGHQLLAADYSQIELRIMAHLSGDASLLKAFAEGKDIHQATAAEIFNMPLEEVTSEQRRSAKAVNFGLIYGMSAFGLAKQLNISRGLAQEYINLYFSRYPGVADYMENTKQNAKQNSYVETLMGRRLYLPDINAKNGQLRQYAERTAINAPMQGTAADIIKTAMVKMQAWLNETKLDIKMLMQVHDELVFEVAEQDIESAKAEIKTIMESALALDVPLIVEIGQGKNWDEAH; encoded by the coding sequence ATGACTCAGATCCTACCCAAATTCAACCCCGACAGCCCGTTCATTCTGGTGGACGGTTCCTCTTATCTGTTCCGTGCTTTTCATGCCATGCCGCCTTTGACCAACAGTGAAGGTCATGCCACCGGGGCGATTTTCGGGGTCATCAATATGATTGGGAAACTGCTGGAACAGTACCAGCCTGAACGCATCGCCGTGGTGTTCGATGCCAAGGGCAAGAACTTCCGCCACGACCTCTACAGCGAATACAAAGCACACCGCCCGCCGATGCCGGATGAACTGCGCATTCAGATCGAACCAATTCACGAAATTATCAAAGCGCTGGGCATTCCGTTACTGGTCATTGACGGTGTTGAGGCGGACGATGTGATGGGCACCCTGGCCCACCACGCCACCCAAGCCAAAATGGACGCTTTGCTTTCCACCGGCGATAAAGATATGGCGCAGTTGGTCAACCAGCACATCACGCTGGTCAACACCATGACCGACACCTTGATGACCCCGGAAAAAGTTGAAGAAAAGTTCCACGTGAAACCCGACCAAATTATCGACTATCTGGCATTGATGGGCGACAGCAGTGACAACATTCCCGGCATTCCGAAATGCGGCCCAAAAACCGCTGCGAAATGGCTGGCGGAATACGGCGACATCGACAACCTCATCGCACACGCCGACGACATCAAAGGCAAAATCGGGGAAAATCTGCGCGCCAACCTCGACCAATTAAAACTTTCCCGCGAGCTGACCACCATCCGCATCGATTGTGATTTGCCGATTGCCTTAGCCGATATCAAACGCCATGAAGCCGATATGGACGCTTTGGAAACTCTGTTCGCGCGCTTTGACTTGCGTAACTGGTTGTCGCGGGTGTTGAAAGGCGATCTGCCTTTCAGCCAAAGTAGCGGCCGTAAAGCCCACTCCGAGACCGTCACCAATGGCCATTCCCAAAAATCCGCCACCACGGAAACCGACGGCGTGACCATCGAATCCGAACCCTATGCCACCATTTTGGACATGGCCGAACTGGACCAATGGCTGAAAAAACTCGAAAGCGCCGAAGTGTTTGCCATCGACACCGAAACCACCTCGCTTAACGCGATGCAGGCCAAAATCGTCGGCATCAGTTTCGCTTATGCGGAACCGGCCAAAAAAACCGACAAACCCGAAAACGGCCAGGCCTGGCGAAATTTTGCGGCCTATGTTCCCTTAACCCACGATTACGACGGCGCTCCGTCACAACTGCCTTACGACGACGTCATTGCCAAACTGAAACCCATTCTGGAAAACCCCGCCATTCAAAAAATCGGCCAGAATTTCAAATACGACTGGCACCTCTTCCAAAACGCCGGTATCGACGTGCAAGGCATCGCTTTCGACACCATGCTGGAATCCTACTGTTTCAACAGTGTCGCCACCCGCCACAATATGGACGATTTGGCGCTGAAATACCTGAACCATTCCACCATTCATTTCGAAGACATTGCCGGTAAAGGGAAAAAACAAAAAACCTTCAATGAAATCGATATTGAAACCGCCGCGCCTTACGCCGCCGAAGACGCCGACATCACCCTGCAATTGCACCAAACCCTGATGCCGAAACTGCAAGCCGAGCCCAAACTGGAAACCGTTTTCCGCGACATTGAAATGCCGTTAGTGCCGGTGCTGGCGAAAATGGAACACACCGGCGTCCTCATTGACCGCCAAATGCTGGCCGATCAATCCTATGAACTGGGTGAAAAACTCACGGCACTGGAACAAAAAGCCCATTTGATTGCCGGCAGCCCTTTCAACTTGAATTCTTCCAAGCAATTGCAGGAAATCTTGTTCGAAAAGCTGGATTTACCCATCATCAAAAAAACCCCGAAAGGCCAACCGTCCACCGCTGAACCGGTGCTGGTGCAACTGGCCGAAGACGGCCATGAAATGCCGAATCTGATTCTGGAATACCGCAGTCTGGCCAAGCTGAAATCCACTTACACCGATTCATTACCCAAGCAAATCAATCCGAACACCGGGCGGGTACACACCTCTTACCAACAGGCCGTGGCCTCGACCGGGCGTTTATCATCCACCGAACCCAACTTGCAGAACATTCCGATTCGCACCCCCGAAGGCCGCCGCATTCGTCAAGCCTTCATCGCCGATGACGGGCACCAACTGCTGGCGGCGGATTATTCGCAAATCGAACTGCGGATTATGGCGCATTTATCGGGCGATGCCAGTTTATTAAAAGCCTTTGCCGAAGGCAAAGACATTCACCAGGCCACCGCCGCAGAAATCTTCAATATGCCGTTGGAAGAGGTGACCTCCGAACAACGCCGCAGCGCCAAAGCGGTTAACTTCGGTTTGATTTACGGCATGTCCGCCTTCGGACTGGCCAAACAGTTGAATATTTCGCGCGGTCTGGCGCAAGAATACATCAATCTGTACTTTTCGCGTTATCCGGGCGTGGCGGATTATATGGAAAACACCAAACAGAATGCCAAACAGAACAGTTATGTCGAAACCCTGATGGGCCGCCGCCTCTATCTGCCCGACATCAATGCCAAAAACGGACAATTGCGTCAATACGCCGAACGCACCGCCATCAACGCGCCGATGCAAGGCACCGCCGCCGACATCATCAAAACCGCTATGGTGAAAATGCAGGCCTGGCTGAATGAGACAAAGCTCGACATCAAAATGCTGATGCAGGTGCACGATGAATTGGTGTTTGAAGTCGCGGAACAGGATATCGAATCGGCCAAAGCGGAAATCAAAACCATAATGGAATCCGCCTTGGCACTCGACGTGCCGTTGATTGTTGAAATCGGTCAGGGCAAGAATTGGGACGAAGCGCATTAA
- the traF gene encoding conjugal transfer protein TraF: MIKRTPLAGAILMATAVSVQAAPSSYTPIASNIGYGDASNPNTLYSPLANPANNALTAADMEGSRFGLGATVQIQAEFDGLEGSKDFLDDKIKPILDKETYTPQDAIDLQNLTNEFLTKYNHGNFSTIAGATVPLVVKHSFLGGGLSFDYTRQVGAKGYVIKQNDVTAYDNGGNLAISSGDAALGVGYKQLDEFAVSYGFDVLKSDSGALSLGITARYLSLMSNVKLVDFSEIVNDNLGSSDKDVNDYIKDIDSGSSDSNFTADIGLNWTGQNYMVGVVGMNLTSPKFDINNKSTTQTSADFSSYIDSKFELKPQYRIGAQIFSQNRKWTLAGSYDLNKANDLNNEDTQWWTTSVSYATNAAWYIPDVRLGLRGNMVGTEYTYGTAGLTFGFLTLDVATTTTDFSGISDKQKDAGAMASVGVEFDF; this comes from the coding sequence ATGATCAAGCGTACCCCTTTAGCCGGTGCCATTCTGATGGCCACGGCAGTGTCGGTTCAGGCCGCACCGAGTTCCTATACCCCAATTGCGTCCAATATCGGCTATGGTGATGCCTCCAACCCGAACACCCTTTACAGCCCATTGGCCAACCCGGCCAATAATGCGCTGACCGCGGCGGACATGGAAGGCTCTCGTTTCGGTTTGGGTGCCACGGTTCAAATTCAAGCGGAATTCGACGGCCTCGAAGGTTCCAAGGACTTCCTGGATGACAAGATCAAACCCATCCTGGATAAAGAAACTTATACCCCTCAAGATGCCATCGATCTTCAGAACCTGACCAATGAGTTTTTAACCAAATACAACCACGGTAATTTCAGCACCATCGCTGGCGCCACCGTACCCTTAGTGGTCAAACACAGCTTTTTGGGCGGCGGCCTGTCCTTTGACTACACCCGTCAAGTCGGTGCTAAAGGTTATGTCATCAAACAAAATGACGTCACCGCTTACGATAATGGCGGTAACCTAGCCATCTCCTCAGGTGATGCCGCTTTGGGTGTCGGCTACAAGCAACTGGATGAATTCGCCGTCAGTTACGGGTTTGATGTTTTGAAATCCGACAGCGGTGCCCTGTCACTGGGTATTACCGCCCGTTACTTAAGCTTAATGTCCAATGTCAAACTGGTGGACTTCAGCGAAATTGTCAACGACAACTTAGGCAGCAGTGATAAAGATGTCAACGATTACATCAAAGACATTGATTCCGGTTCCAGCGACAGTAACTTCACCGCAGATATTGGTCTTAACTGGACTGGGCAAAATTACATGGTCGGGGTGGTCGGGATGAACCTGACATCGCCTAAATTCGACATCAACAATAAATCCACAACACAAACTTCAGCTGATTTCAGCAGTTACATCGATTCCAAATTCGAATTGAAGCCTCAATATCGTATCGGCGCGCAAATCTTCTCCCAAAACCGTAAATGGACCTTGGCCGGGAGCTACGATTTAAACAAAGCCAACGATTTGAATAATGAAGACACCCAATGGTGGACCACCAGTGTCAGCTACGCCACCAATGCCGCCTGGTATATCCCGGATGTCCGTTTGGGGCTGCGCGGCAATATGGTCGGCACCGAATACACTTACGGTACCGCTGGCTTGACCTTCGGCTTCCTGACATTGGACGTGGCCACGACAACAACCGACTTCAGCGGCATTTCGGATAAACAGAAAGATGCCGGTGCCATGGCGTCGGTAGGCGTTGAATTCGATTTCTAA
- a CDS encoding 2OG-Fe(II) oxygenase, with protein MSLKLTPNILNELLDALVEQGWYEWPNAVTDSLCEQLLAEVETYDAQGDLQKAGIGRGDIHQINESVRRDQIKWLNGATDAQQQYLAQMSELRCQLNRALFLGLFEYECHFALYKRGDFYKKHFDSFRGRANRMVTTVLYLNPNWQPDWGGELVLYAEEGDERLAVIQPQMGKMAVFMSEWIPHEVLPAQHERVSIAGWFRCNTSVDGYVDPAK; from the coding sequence ATGTCGCTGAAACTCACCCCCAATATTCTGAATGAACTGCTGGATGCCTTGGTCGAACAAGGCTGGTACGAATGGCCGAATGCCGTCACCGATTCCTTGTGCGAACAATTGCTGGCCGAAGTCGAAACCTATGATGCGCAAGGCGATTTGCAGAAAGCAGGCATCGGGCGCGGCGACATTCATCAAATCAACGAATCGGTTCGGCGCGACCAAATCAAATGGCTCAATGGCGCCACCGACGCCCAACAGCAGTATTTAGCGCAAATGTCGGAATTACGATGCCAATTGAATCGCGCCTTGTTTTTAGGGTTGTTTGAATACGAATGCCATTTTGCGCTTTATAAGCGCGGCGATTTCTATAAAAAACACTTCGACAGCTTTCGAGGGCGCGCCAATCGCATGGTGACCACGGTGTTGTATCTCAATCCGAACTGGCAACCGGACTGGGGTGGGGAATTGGTACTCTACGCCGAAGAAGGCGACGAGCGCTTGGCGGTGATTCAACCGCAAATGGGCAAAATGGCGGTATTTATGAGTGAATGGATTCCGCACGAAGTGTTGCCCGCGCAACACGAGCGTGTCAGCATCGCCGGTTGGTTCCGTTGCAACACCAGTGTCGACGGTTATGTCGACCCGGCGAAATAA
- a CDS encoding DUF6588 family protein yields the protein MLKKTLPFLLAIPSVGFASGAKIDFLNFDSQTQFQDFAKDLTGALSTKTLEPAEPLGLPGFDIGISYNMSNLKTDSMDYVSNNGGKSIQAITLHAVKGLPFDMNFGLDYSRALDSNIQVWGAKLSYALIEGGALYPAVGISANYTQTTGIDALTFNGYGAEVAVSKGFANFTPYASLGMVTGNVKAREDNTGAAGPDLQDETVSMPKAAIGVNINLLVMDVLVAFNQIGEVSTYSIKAGYRF from the coding sequence ATGTTGAAGAAAACCCTACCCTTTCTGTTGGCGATTCCCTCGGTCGGATTCGCTTCCGGAGCCAAAATCGATTTTTTGAATTTCGACAGCCAAACACAATTTCAGGACTTCGCTAAGGATTTGACCGGCGCTTTGTCGACCAAAACCCTCGAACCGGCCGAACCGCTTGGTTTACCGGGATTCGACATCGGCATTTCCTATAATATGTCCAATCTAAAAACCGATTCGATGGATTATGTCTCCAACAATGGTGGAAAAAGCATTCAAGCGATTACGCTTCATGCGGTCAAAGGACTGCCCTTTGATATGAATTTCGGTTTGGATTATTCCCGGGCACTGGACAGTAATATCCAAGTTTGGGGGGCTAAACTCAGTTACGCTTTAATTGAAGGTGGTGCTTTATATCCGGCCGTCGGCATCAGTGCAAATTACACCCAAACCACCGGCATTGATGCCCTAACCTTCAACGGTTATGGCGCCGAAGTGGCTGTTTCCAAAGGGTTTGCCAACTTCACCCCTTATGCGTCTTTGGGCATGGTCACGGGGAACGTTAAAGCGCGGGAAGACAATACCGGTGCCGCCGGGCCGGACTTGCAAGACGAAACCGTCTCCATGCCGAAAGCCGCCATCGGGGTGAATATCAATCTGTTGGTGATGGATGTCTTGGTGGCCTTCAACCAAATCGGCGAAGTCTCCACCTATTCAATAAAAGCCGGTTATCGTTTCTAA
- the yihA gene encoding ribosome biogenesis GTP-binding protein YihA/YsxC — MQHPLYQKATYLKSAPDLSHCPEDTGYEVAFAGRSNAGKSSALNVITSQRGLAKTSKTPGRTQLINFFQCDDERKLVDLPGYGYAKVNVRTKRAWEQSLSEYIETRHALKGLILLVDSRMPPTEIDLTMLDWTLSLELPVHVLLTKSDKLKKGPAQNSLLKFKQLLKEQYPHATVQLFSSLKRQGLDQVWSKLDEWMEYERPVKSKAESS, encoded by the coding sequence ATGCAACATCCTCTCTACCAAAAAGCCACTTATTTGAAATCGGCACCGGATTTATCACATTGTCCGGAGGATACCGGTTATGAAGTCGCTTTTGCTGGTCGCTCCAATGCCGGTAAATCCAGCGCTTTGAATGTGATCACATCACAACGTGGCCTGGCCAAAACCAGTAAAACGCCGGGGCGGACGCAGCTCATCAACTTTTTCCAGTGTGATGACGAACGCAAACTGGTGGATTTACCCGGTTACGGTTATGCCAAAGTCAATGTCCGCACCAAACGCGCTTGGGAACAAAGTTTGTCGGAATACATCGAAACCCGCCATGCATTGAAAGGTTTGATTTTATTGGTGGATTCGCGCATGCCGCCGACCGAAATCGATTTGACGATGCTGGATTGGACCCTGTCGTTGGAACTGCCGGTACACGTATTGCTGACCAAGAGCGATAAATTGAAAAAAGGCCCGGCACAGAACAGTCTGTTGAAATTCAAACAATTATTGAAAGAACAGTATCCGCATGCCACGGTCCAATTGTTTTCGTCTTTAAAACGTCAAGGGTTGGATCAGGTCTGGTCGAAATTGGACGAATGGATGGAATACGAACGTCCGGTGAAATCCAAGGCCGAATCGTCTTAA
- a CDS encoding DUF4395 domain-containing protein, which yields MHSVFKNLWFRDPKEKPTFINDNAVKIRAGMLLIIPIYMTYTLIDVVFGSSWSVLENTTMIDTLETDWNWHTIYQVQATQRVYDYTIQTWVLFYGLFEMIAGMFVATSRLSPTIYIASFLAKAQKPNWKPLVPKRFAWTIGASFITVCLIFFNPDVFANWVNTLFSSKLLPTTENYMSNWIPLVLVWVCFGFMWLEAILGFCVGCKVHALLVKVGIFEEECEACNNIDWDEIARKHAERQAQEAAQSNS from the coding sequence ATGCACTCAGTTTTCAAAAACCTTTGGTTTCGAGACCCAAAGGAAAAACCGACTTTCATCAATGATAACGCCGTGAAAATCCGCGCCGGGATGTTGTTGATTATCCCGATTTACATGACTTACACCTTGATTGACGTGGTGTTTGGTTCCAGCTGGTCGGTTCTGGAAAACACCACCATGATCGATACCTTGGAAACCGATTGGAACTGGCACACCATTTATCAAGTGCAAGCCACTCAGCGGGTGTACGATTACACCATTCAAACCTGGGTATTGTTTTATGGCTTGTTTGAAATGATTGCCGGGATGTTCGTCGCCACTTCGCGCTTGTCGCCGACGATTTACATCGCTTCCTTTCTGGCAAAAGCGCAAAAACCGAATTGGAAACCGTTGGTGCCGAAACGCTTTGCTTGGACCATTGGCGCGTCTTTCATCACCGTCTGTTTGATTTTCTTTAATCCGGATGTGTTCGCCAACTGGGTGAATACGCTTTTCAGCAGTAAACTGCTACCGACCACCGAAAACTATATGTCCAACTGGATTCCGTTGGTTCTGGTTTGGGTGTGTTTCGGCTTTATGTGGCTGGAAGCGATTCTCGGGTTCTGTGTGGGCTGTAAAGTACACGCTTTGTTGGTGAAAGTCGGCATTTTCGAAGAAGAATGCGAAGCCTGTAACAACATCGACTGGGACGAAATCGCCCGAAAACATGCAGAACGCCAAGCGCAGGAAGCCGCTCAAAGCAATTCTTAA
- a CDS encoding homoserine kinase encodes MSVYTVVNQADLEAFLADFNQGTLVAFEGISAGIENTNYFVDTTAGRFVLTIFEHHSFDELPYFLDIMAFMAEHAIPTAHPKPTRDGSYLKELKGKPAALVERLTGSGVEHPTLKQCEVMATYLAKFHLAGQDYDAFRANDRGLDWMQSTFELIHSHLPQDEVELIESEIAFQSQQDWTHLPKSVIHADLFCDNALFNGDELSGIIDLYYACNSAMLYDLAVMANDWCRLPDLTLCEEKTAAVLAAYQQVRPMTELEQQTWPAALRMGALRFFLSRLKDKHLPREGEMTQIKDPNVFKSLLLAHRSH; translated from the coding sequence ATGTCTGTTTACACTGTCGTTAATCAAGCGGATTTGGAAGCGTTTTTGGCGGATTTTAACCAGGGAACGCTGGTTGCGTTTGAAGGCATCAGTGCCGGCATTGAAAACACCAACTATTTTGTCGATACCACGGCTGGGCGTTTTGTCCTCACCATCTTCGAACATCACAGTTTCGACGAGTTGCCGTATTTTCTCGACATCATGGCGTTTATGGCGGAGCACGCCATTCCCACCGCGCATCCCAAACCGACGCGCGACGGTTCTTATCTTAAAGAACTGAAAGGTAAACCGGCGGCACTGGTGGAGCGCTTGACCGGTTCCGGTGTGGAACACCCGACCTTGAAACAATGCGAAGTGATGGCGACGTATTTGGCTAAGTTCCATTTGGCCGGGCAGGATTATGACGCTTTCCGCGCCAACGACCGCGGTTTGGACTGGATGCAATCAACATTCGAATTGATTCATTCCCATTTACCGCAGGACGAGGTCGAGTTGATCGAATCCGAAATCGCTTTTCAGTCGCAACAGGATTGGACGCACTTGCCGAAAAGCGTGATCCACGCCGATCTTTTCTGTGACAATGCCTTATTCAATGGGGATGAACTGTCCGGCATCATCGACCTTTATTATGCGTGTAATTCCGCCATGCTGTACGATTTGGCAGTGATGGCGAATGATTGGTGCCGACTGCCGGATTTAACCTTGTGCGAGGAGAAAACCGCGGCGGTGTTGGCGGCGTATCAGCAAGTGCGCCCGATGACCGAACTGGAACAGCAAACCTGGCCGGCCGCGTTGCGAATGGGCGCTTTGCGTTTCTTCCTGTCCCGTTTGAAAGACAAGCATTTGCCGAGAGAAGGCGAAATGACGCAAATCAAAGACCCTAACGTTTTCAAAAGCTTGCTTCTGGCCCATCGTTCGCATTGA